The genomic stretch TTGTAGACAACTCATTTcctttgagcctcagtgttctcacctgtaaaatggaaagagtaTTCACTACCTAGGTATTCAGGGGACTGCAAACAACCAGCAGAGATGCTCAGAGACCAGCATCCCCATTGACAGCAGCAACACTGCCCACCAGCATCATGTGGATGTTGACTTCTGTCAGATACTTGTTGCCTCATGGATACAAGATGACTGCCAGGGCCCTGACATCTCACAGGACAGCATCCTAAGCagaagggagaggggatgggACAAAGGGTCGCCTTCAGGAGCCCTCACTTTTTCTCCTGAAGGAAAGTCTTTCCTGGAAGCCATCCAGCACACTTCCCCTTACATCAACTTGGCCAGAACCAGGCCACATGCTCATCCCTGGACACTTTAATAAAGGTGCGACTGGTTCCTCCCTGAGGCTGGGCATATGGTCTAACACAGTTGGGGTCTGCTGTCAAGGAAGGAGGGGGGCTGACAGGTCAATGGCCAACATTCCATGTCACAAGAAATGTGCTGGGTTTTCTGAAAGCTGAAATCAGACCTTGGCTGTGGGGCCCCTGGATACAGTCCTTTGCTGGCACCCATGTGGAGCCAGGCTTTTGAAGCCAATTCTATGAGACAGTGCTTCAAAAGGTGGAAATGCAATCCTCTAAGTGCCCTCAGGCCCCCTATAGCCATGGCTGAATTTGGCAACCAACCCCACAGCCAGCTTTTGAAAAAGTAATATAAGCACATGATAGGGCATTCGATACTCCCACAGAATGTCCAGTGAAGAGCACCTCTCCTTCCCACACTGTCCCCCATTTCCCCTGGAAGTGGCCAGTTCCCTATGTCCTTCCAGACATGTTCTAGGCATGTATTAACATCAAATGCTGTATCATGTGCTTATGCTACTTTTTCAAAATCTCACCTATAGGAACATATGACCTCTCtctattttaacttttcattttgaaaaattcaaacatatgcaaaagtagagagaatagtacaATGAACCCCCATGTTTCCATCACCCAGTCTGAACAGTGGTCAACTCCTGTCCAACCTTGTATCATCCTGACCCTTCCCCCTCCTGCCTACCTGACATTATCTTGAAGCAAATCCCAGCCTTGTTGATTCTGTGACTATTTCAATATATATCTAAATGAGAAACTCCCCACAACTCatctttttcaaacatttaaaaattttctttccctACCCTTTATAAACCCAAAGTGTGGCATATGAAGTCCTGTTCTTCCCTTTAACTTTTTGCACTTAAGTCTTTCTTATCTGTCTGAAATGGAACATTCTGAAGTCTTTACTTTAGCTGAGCtataactcacataccataaaattcccttttttaaagtgtacagttcagtggctttagtatatttacaaggctgtacaaccatcaccaccacctaattgcagaacattttcatcactccaaaaagaaacccagtacttattagcagtcattccccatttcctTGTCCTCCCATgaaaccaccaatctactttccatctctatggatctattatggacatttcatgtaaatggaatcatacatgtgatcttttgtgtctggcttctttcacttagtgtgcatgttttcaaggttcatccatgttttagcatgcatcagaacatcattcctttttatggctgagtaatattccattgtatggatagactacgtattatttatccattcatcagccgatggacatttgggttgtttccactctttgttatgaataatgttgctgtgaacatttgtatacaagtttttgtgtactTATGTTTTTAGTTACCTTAggtatacctaggaatggaattgctggatcatatatatatactttttttgaggagctgccaaactGCTTTCAACAACAGCTGTATGATTTTACACTTTCACCAGCAGTAAGTGAAGTTTCCACTTTCctgcatcctcaccaatatttattatctttttatttttatattatgaaggCTTCTAATGCAATTTTCAGAAGTTAAGAACACTTTCTCCTAAGAACTCTTAGACTGAAAACAACCAAGAAGCGGGTTGGGGATAGGGGGTGGAGGGCTAGTCTTAGAGGTAGACACTTTGTTTAGGGCATAAAGGACTTGAACAAAGGAGGGAGTGTTGCTGGAGGAACTGGCCTGGGTATTGGTATAGCTGAagagggctgggaggggctggcccAAGTGTCCTCCTGATATTACCTAATTCATAGAGTTGTAAAGGGCATAGcaaggtgcctggcacacaataagtgCTAGATAAATGCTGGATGTTATTATTTCACAGAGGAGTGACAGGATCAGAGACAGCAAGCTTCCTGACCAAGCACTGAGATTAGAATTTgttggggggagtggggaggtgtAGAAATCAAGACCCAAAGGAACATGCCAATTCATAAATATAGAATTAGCTCATTTTATTATCGAACAAAAAATATCCCGATAGCCTGCAAGTGGCTTCATTTTTCAACTCTATTTCCATGGAATTAAAGCTTATACACTTTACTACTTTTAGTAAACAGCAGATATTCAATTTGTGCGCACTACGAAGTCATACTTTATCAGGCTTACTCTGACCTTATCACATTCATTATCAGTACCTCCTCTGTTCTGAGTGCCGGGGCGAGTGACTAGTCACATCTTTCCACAAGCCTCTGCAAAGTTAGATTTATTAGACGCCCCCAACCCAGGTCCAGGAAAGATGCCTGGGCCCCACATCACATAGTGAtcggtggcagagctggggttccaGTCCAGGTCCCCTGCCTGCCTTCTGGCCCCGGCTCACGGGTCCCTGGCCACACCAGACTGGGCAGCAGCCCTCACCCGTCCGCCTATCTCCCGCAGGGCCCGCTCTCGGCCCTGGCTGAGGTGCACCGCCAGCGGCGAGATCTGCTGCAACGTGCCTGCAGCCGCCACACACGCCGGCAGCGCCTGCTGCAGCCGCAGGACCTGCAGCACGTGCTGGTGGACGATACGCACGGCCTCCTCTATTGCTACGTGCCCAAGGTGGCCTGCACCAACTGGAAGCGCGTACTGCTGGCACTGAATGGCAGTGCACGCGGGGACCCACGCTCCATCCCTGCGCACGAGGTGCACGCTCCAGGCCGCCTGCCCTCTCTGGCCGACTTTAGCCCCGCAGAGATCAACCGGCGCCTGCGGGCCTACCTGGCCTTTCTCTTCGTGCGCGAGCCCTTCGAGCGCTTGGCCTCCGCCTACAGCAACAAGTTTGTGCGGCCCTACAGCTCGGCCTTCCAGCAACGTTATGGCACGCGCATTGTGCGGCGCCTGCGGCCGCGCCCACACCCGGACGCGTTGGCCCGCGGCCACGACGTACGCTTCGCGGAGTTCCTGGCTTACCTGCTGGACCCGCGCACGCGCCGCGACGAGCCCTTCAACGAGCACTGGGAGCGCGCCCACGCTCTCTGCCACCCGTGCCGCCTGCGCTACGACATCGTGGGTAAGTTCGAGACGCTGGCAGAGGATGCGACCTTCGTGCTGGGCTTTGTGGGTTTGCCCGGCCTGCGCTTCCCTGCGCCTCCGCCCCCGGCAAAAGCGGCCACCACTCATGACCAAGCTGCGCGCCTCTTCCAGGACATCAGCCCCTTCTACCAGCGACGCCTCTTCGACCTCTACAGGATGGACTTCCTGCTGTTCAACTATTCCACGCCGTCTTACCTGCGGCTGCACTAGCCTGCCGCCCGGGGGCCCTCCAGGGTACATTGTGGAAGGGCCCGAGAATGGGTATTTCTAATGGGCCCCGGGGACTCCACTCTGACAACCACTGCGTTGGGCTGCCATCACACCTGTCTGGGTTTGGGTGCAGCCCACCTCAGGTGCTGTTCATCTGTGTACCTGCCGCCTGTCCCGCCTGTCGCTTGATGCTTGCTTCCTTTAATTGCTCTAGCTGTCAGGTGCTTCCCCAGGATCCCTGGGTGGGTGGAGTTTCAGGTTGCAAAGAGGCCATTTTTTGTCAGCTCTCTCTCCAAATCTGTCCACGGTGCAACAGGACAGAATACTGGCTCGAGGCAGCCTGTGACCCATCCCAGTACCCTCCCCAAATCACCCTCTCTTGTAAGGACAGCCCTGGTCAAGGAGAGAAGCCCTCCCATGCTGGACTTGGGCTGGGGCCATCCTTGTCTCTGGGTCTGGCTCAAGAGCCAGCTGTGAGCTGTTTTCACTCTGCCTGTCACAGAGCAGGGCTGCCTTTCCTGTGGCTGGCCCCACCCTTGGTCTCAGTCTGGCCAGATGCTAGGTCGCCTCTGTGTGCCCACAGAGGCCAGGGGTGCAATACGATCGATGGCAGGTTTTATAGGGCCTTGGTGAGCTGGGAAGCTCAtgttattgaaataaatgtgttttgttcttCTGACATTTTGGAGTTTCTCCACTTCATTTTGCCATTTGCTGCTCTGGGGCATGGGGCTGTCTGATTTTGGGCCTCTTactgatcctcagtttcccctgctGCCAAATGGCCTAAGAATTCCAGAGGGCTATGAAAATCAGATAAGAGAGATGGAGAACCTGGCTTACTGTCACAGGAGCCCACACGTGCAAGGGGCTACTTGAGGAGTCGAGTATGGAAGGGGTGCACCATGGTGTGGAGGACTAAATTGTGAGTGAGGGGAAAACAGTGATGACTTCGGGAAAATCTAACTTTTCACTGTGTCTGGGCCAAAGATTAAAGCCCAGACCAGCTCAGTGAAGCCCTGTGCCTTGGGCTGcctcgtgtgtatgtgtgtgcgtgtgtgtgtgtgtgtgtgtgtgtgtgtgtgtgtgtgtgtgttttgcagcATGTATTGGGCCGCTTGGTAATGAGAATCCACCCTCCTGGCTTTGGGCAGACAGCCAGCCTTGGGAGTCCCTTAGGAGGGACTGAATGTCCCCTTAGTGACTGGTTGAGACTGGATGGTATCCTTTCTCAGTTTCCTTGGATTATCAGTAACTTTGGGAAGAACAGGGTATGCTTGAGGTTTTGAAAAACAAGCATGAAAACACACCGAGGAAGGGCATCTTCGCAGGGATGAGACCAAACCAGCTGTGGTACCTCCACCCTGTAGTGAGGGCCTGTGTGTGCTGTGCTGGCCTGTGGAGACTTTGGCCAGGGACTAGCAGCTCAGCCCTGTTCACACCCCAGTCTTTGCTAGTGCTAGTCCCCATTCCTGGGAtgccctccttccccaggctgGTCCTTGGGTCCCTCCTTCTTAGGAGCCTGCCTGAGGCCTTCAGGATGCCCCTCTCAGAGCTCCCCCCCATGCTATATCCATGGGTCCTCCCAGTGTGGGTCAGTGGTGGTCATCTCCTGTGGCCCTGGGAAGGGGTGGCCACTGGGCTTCCCATGAAGCCTCATTCCACTGAAGGCGCTCAGAAACCCCAGGACCAGGATGGTTACCAGGACACCCTGGACCACAACCCTATCATGCCTATCCATGCTTAAGGAGGGAGGGGCCGCCATCTTTCTTACAAGCCCCTGTTACCCACACATTCCCTCACACGCTACACACATACCGTGATTGTTACATGCCACTTCACGCTTGGTTGTTACACATCTGCTTTGATGACACACATCTTTGTTCCAAGCTCATTCAGCACCCACACAACCTCTGATGTGACTTATTTACTCAAAGTTAACCCCCATCCAGATATCACACCCTTGGGTGCATCACAATTAGAAGTCACCCTTTGCCATCACACCATCAGCTGTCATCCCTTCAGTGCCTCCTGTGTGCTGACACTTGTCACATGCACTCACACTCTGTCATTGGGGCAGGCTGTCCATTACCCCAGCCCCCATGGATGTCCCCTGTACACCCTTGAGTTTTCATGCACTCGCTGTCACACACTTGGCTGAATCCCCAACACACAGCCCTCACCTCTGCTGTGAGTACAAGGCCCACAGCCCTGGCTGATACACTGGAGGTGCCTCTTGCTACTTTCACCTCACTAGTTTTGGGGAATTCATCGTGCTCTGGCCATCCTCTGGTTTGTCTCCCTTTTGGGTGGCACCAGAACATGTCTGTCCTCACAGATCACAGACTGCCTGCCTTCCCCAAGTGGTGTGATCCTGGCTGGGTCCTGGGATGACCTAAGAAAGACAGGGTCTCATGAGAAGAGCTGAACAAGACATGAGAGCATTCAGACAGGCTCTTAATCTGGCACCCCCTGCAGACAAGtgatttttctattaaaaccAGTTTCTAAAGAGATTAAGAGCATGAACGAAAGGTCACATGCATTTTAACTTACTCAAAATTGTATTCTCCAATTTTCCAGTCTGTCAGAACTGGGTAGTACTGATCAGCAACCTCCCCAGGATGGAAGTAGCATGGATAGATTGGGTTACAAAGACTTGTTTAAAACAAGTTTCaatgcttttttgctttttctggctTTTTTGTCAGGAAAATGTTTCCCAGATTTTTATAGTTATGGTGTtggttttcgtttgttttgtttttcagttttattttgtggCTTTGTCATCCAGGCAGCTTCCTGGGAGGCATAGTGCCATGgtttaaaattttgctaaaatCCTTGGTTATTTGTAACAACACTACTTCATGCATTATTCAGTTTCAGAATTGCAGCCAACTGCATTTGCTGGTTTCAGCAACTGGCTGGACGGCCTCCGGGTGAAAGAAAAGCCCAGAGTTGTTCACATTGCTGTGTCACCAAAATACTCCAACAGGTAAATGGGCCCAGGTCTCAGGGTGCTGCCTTTTCCAGTGATGCAACAGCTCTCTTACTAGGATAAAGGTGCAACTGCCTGTGACAAAGTCTCAATAATGGCTTCAACCATGTGGTCTCTCCTGTTCAGGGAAAGGTGCTCAGAACTGGTGGAGTGCAGACTCCTTCGCTCCTCTTGTTCCACCATCCCTGGGACGTAGCCCTCTTCGATGTGGTATATGAAAGAGCAATTCACTTTCCTACAAGGTGAGTTGACCCCTGATCACCTGTTCCTTAGGAGGCTTCAATTATGTGCTGATTTGTGTTCTGTTGTAACTGTGCTCATGCTATGAGAACAACTGAGGGTCTGGATGGTTGCTCCTAAAGCGCCCCATATTGCTACACGGGCCCCATGACCATTtctatgtttaataaaataatttcacataaagAATAATGCTAAGCCATCCCTTTGTTGTCAAACATTTATGAGGAGGttattgcccatttttctgtGAGGAATTTCTCAATGTGTGCTTCCTGAAGATTTAACATACAAACATTCAACACATGGTGGGACCAACAGGTAGTTCCTTACTCCATTCACATCCTTTGTTTAAATAAACTCTCAGGGAGGTATCACTGAAGATCAGGCACATTTTATGATTCTGGATTTGGGAACATGTATGATGAGCTTTTTCTACCCACAGAACAGTTGGCTTTGCTGCACATGCTGGAGGAGCCCTGCATGTCCTCCTGCTTCATTTCCTAACCACTGGGCCACGGCAAAGTATAGCCGGAGGGGGATCAAAGGGAGGCATGTGCATCAGGACCACTCGGGGAAAACAGTGTGGTGCCAGCTGGTAAAGATGGGCACTCAGGAAACCTCTGGCCAGCAATTCCTCTTTGGGGACAACATGCCTGTGAAACAGGGCAGGAGTGCTCAGAGCAGCAGCATCCACAAtagcaaaaagtagaaacaaccaaatgtctaGTAAATAAAGAATGGGCAAATCGCGGGTTATTATATAGCgaaaattaaatgattatatgAACAACAACTATATGCACTATCATGACTCAGCAACTTGCTgttgaggggaaaagaaagttgCATGTAGTGTGGTACAATcttatatcattaaaaaaaaaccagtgTATTGTTTTGAGATACTATTGttagaaggggaggagagagatgtGGCCACCTAGTGGGGACGGGGAGCAGGGGACAGGTGGGGAAGGATCTCCCAGACTGGTGTACAGTTCAGTCATGTGTGTCTCTTCATCATTATGCTGGTTCATAGAGACACGTTACTGTATTTTGCATATATCAAATATGACTAGCTTTAAACATTGGAGGAAAACGCCTTAAGACGTCCGCAGTCCAAATGGAGATCAATCTGGCTCCGACTCCGAGGACGGAACCCTGGGGGGAAGGGAGTCTCTGCTCCTGCAGgccccagggctgctgctgggACCTAGACTCTACCCACAGAAAGACCTGCACCACACCAGGGGGCCTGATCCCCACCTGGGCTCTGTGGGCCTGGAGGGAAGGGGTCTGGAGCCGTTTGCTGGGCAGTCCTCCACACCCTTTCCCCAGGCCCAGGAGCATACAACAGAACTGTCTTCTGCCTCCTGCAGATTGGGAACCACTGTCCAGTcctccagggcctggggagagTCCACTGTCAATCCTCATAAGGGACCTCATTCCACCTCCTTTTGAGAACAATAGGGCCACTTGCCCACCTTGCTAAGTGTGGCTACCCTGGTCATCTCCAAGGTAATGACCATCTCTCTTCTAGAGAGAAGACTACAGTTAGTGTCCCCACTTTTATTTACCCTCCCCAGGACTCTAAGAGAAATTTCTAGTCCCTGCCTTTGTAGAACAGAGAGGAAACCCCTTATATCTTCAGCAGGCATTTTCCTACATAGTGTTGCTATTCTGCATGCTAAAGGGATTATACCAGCCTCTGACTTTTCAGCAGGCCGTG from Rhinolophus sinicus isolate RSC01 linkage group LG09, ASM3656204v1, whole genome shotgun sequence encodes the following:
- the CHST13 gene encoding carbohydrate sulfotransferase 13, whose translation is MGRLCWRRRVLAAACLGAVLLLLWPVPRALRPESENSALGSGWLHGKKRSPLQMLYDLNKGPLSALAEVHRQRRDLLQRACSRHTRRQRLLQPQDLQHVLVDDTHGLLYCYVPKVACTNWKRVLLALNGSARGDPRSIPAHEVHAPGRLPSLADFSPAEINRRLRAYLAFLFVREPFERLASAYSNKFVRPYSSAFQQRYGTRIVRRLRPRPHPDALARGHDVRFAEFLAYLLDPRTRRDEPFNEHWERAHALCHPCRLRYDIVGKFETLAEDATFVLGFVGLPGLRFPAPPPPAKAATTHDQAARLFQDISPFYQRRLFDLYRMDFLLFNYSTPSYLRLH